One window of Bactrocera tryoni isolate S06 chromosome 2, CSIRO_BtryS06_freeze2, whole genome shotgun sequence genomic DNA carries:
- the LOC120767822 gene encoding centrosomal protein of 104 kDa isoform X1 has translation MAKKIPFNVVFATDEDPAFPASELNTHGPTVHGWRSAPGNTITPHDIVLRFHRPAKICRIQILAHQFHIPEKVELWLHYSPKGIPSTPSSQCFDFLGFVALSDNAATNYKSRELQSVSVNPRRGTHLKLRLSGAHRNDYNPDEQVALIAVNVLGEELDRNVTVAAAESAAQAESQNAGGNGNGAAAISNEQNNTDLVAPTGSAAEPALVSICDDLLFSMYVEESIAEIIREMEEKKLQAVGAERFEYARKLKLCMTALRTAGERLGRYALAKRQAVQQEDFTTAKLRKEQIEMYKSVVLKHLLVKDLLEANGLNASNDLASEVYASKPILPPAPSLQDVAQALAEAHYQTSTMSPKSVQDDRYSLDGCSSSGGGGCGGTTNSAPAGIAQTHANDTLSLSSNANLRKSHDDIPVSPKLGKGRSPSRHSSPMSSRQGSLRRRNKSAPRNSYEDYEERAVPALRHSNTNEFLRECQGTALLEADPNRGRSRLNDRERRQAALPILVFGNDMVEQFYSRQFQDREDGLISLRNFLKGVDAEQSNTHANNSGSESTAGPNKVARSAALLLHRAVRDAVYSVFSQATETVRVLFLEYVPRRVSQSEVARCVDRLLPELLAKSGDPSARIHTLAQHTILSIAACPEVIEQHLVAPALSRSVSSGTHPRLALSRMQMLEQLVLSQGIGTDKHSGLTCRALSECGCSGIHHPAEPVRKVAERILLLVYKVNPRLVRKQLPPDDDITRRNLLYRQLFTEFDKLDLERKKEMLEANKYSAHNNSDPITPPPNRGRNDLEHLQQATGSAGGSSCGGGGAGSGSDSRSSPYGYMYSTKSPDLQSSPMRRSETRILKSKSGHALGGTNGYASGSSGGGNGVSSGSTGGLVGTFSNCNGKQQYNEQLKRSMISASNSRKGSNSNSNSESLEEPPDLIHCPFCDWCCSSSDQSQLDRHYWKSCPFLTKCPQCSQVLEVAALNYHLTKECEAKDSYVMCERCTESVHKQLYDLHQMEDYCRELKTGAARCPLCHDDVHLPLDGGWKLHLLSSTGCPGNTRRRAKKSN, from the exons ATGAAGACCCCGCCTTTCCTGCTAGCGAACTCAACACACATGGTCCGACAGTACATGGCTGGCGTAGCGCTCCCGGTAACACCATCACACCACATGACATCGTACTGCGTTTCCACCGACCAGCGAAGATATGTCGAATACAAATCTTAGCGCATCAGTTCCATATTC CTGAGAAAGTTGAGCTATGGCTGCACTACTCGCCAAAGGGCATACCGAGCACACCATCCTCACAGTGCTTCGATTTCCTCGGCTTTGTCGCGCTCTCCGACAACGCGGCCACCAATTACAAGTCACGTGAATTGCAAAGCGTATCGGTGAATCCGCGACGCGGTACACATCTGAAGCTACGCCTCAGCGGCGCACATCGTAACGACTACAATCCGGACGAACAAGTTGCTCTGATTGCCGTCAACGTCTTGGGCGAAGAGTTGGATAGGAATGTAACGGTTGCAGCGGCAGAAAGTGCTGCGCAAGCAGAGTCGCAAAACGCCGGCGGCAATGGCAACGGCGCTGCTGCTATAAGCAATGAGCAAAACAATACCGACTTAGTGGCTCCGACTGGGTCTGCGGCTGAGCCAGCTTTGGTTTCCATATGCGATGATTTGCTTTTTTCGATGTATGTCGAGGAGTCTATTGCGGAGATTATACGTGAAATGGAGGAGAAGAAATTGCAGGCGGTCGGCGCAGAACGTTTTGAGTATGCGCGCAAGCTGAAACTTTGTATGACAGCGCTTCGCACGGCTGGGGAGCGTTTGGGCCGTTACGCGTTGGCTAAACGTCAGGCGGTGCAACAGGAGGATTTCACTACCGCCAAGCTGCGGAAAGAGCAAATCGAAATGTACAAGTCAGTAGTGTTAAAACACCTGTTGGTCAAGGATTTACTGGAAGCGAACGGCTTAAATGCTTCTAATGATTTGGCCAGCGAAGTGTATGCCAGCAAACCGATATTGCCACCTGCGCCAAGCCTGCAAGACGTCGCACAAGCGCTAGCCGAAGCGCACTACCAAACAAGCACAATGAGCCCGAAGAGCGTACAAGACGATCGTTACTCCCTGGATGGTTGTAGTTCGAGCGGCGGTGGCGGTTGTGGTGGTACTACCAATTCTGCACCAGCTGGTATAGCACAAACTCATGCAAATGATACTCTCTCACTCTCATCAAATGCGAATCTGCGGAAATCACACGACGACATACCTGTTTCGCCCAAGTTGGGGAAAGGACGTAGTCCCAGTCGACATAGTTCGCCCATGTCCAGCCGTCAAGGTTCGTTGCGCCGCAGAAACAAAAGTGCGCCCCGAAATTCCTATGAAGATTATGAAGAGCGCGCTGTACCGGCGTTGAGACA TTCGAATACTAATGAATTTTTAAGGGAATGTCAAGGTACTGCTCTATTGGAGGCCGATCCTAATCGCGGACGTTCGCGCTTAAACGATCGCGAACGTCGTCAGGCTGCACTGCCGATTCTCGTGTTCGGCAATGATATG GTTGAACAATTCTATTCGCGTCAATTCCAGGATCGTGAGGATGGTTTGATTAGTTTGCGTAACTTTCTAAAGGGCGTGGATGCCGAACAGTCGAATACGCATGCAAACAATTCGGGCAGCGAGAGTACGGCCGGTCCTAACAAGGTGGCGCGCAGTGCTGCGCTTCTGCTTCACCGTGCGGTACGCGACGCTGTCTACTCGGTGTTCAGTCAAGCCACCGAAACTGTACGCGTGCTCTTTCTCGAATATGTGCCTAGACGTGTGTCACAAAGTGAAGTGGCCCGTTGCGTCGACCGTTTGCTGCCCGAACTTTTAGCCAAGTCTGGTGATCCATCAGCGCGTATCCACACTTTGGCCCAACACACCATACTTAGTATTGCCGCTTGTCCAGAGGTGATCGAGCAGCATCTGGTGGCGCCAGCGCTTTCACGTAGCGTTAGTTCGGGCACACATCCACGGTTGGCGCTTAGTCGCATGCAAATGCTGGAACAATTGGTACTGAGTCAAGGCATCGGCACCGATAAGCATAGCGGCTTAACCTGCCGCGCACTATCCGAGTGCGGTTGCTCGGGTATACATCACCCCGCCGAGCCGGTGCGTAAGGTGGCCGAACGTATTTTGTTGCTGGTATATAAAGTTAATCCACGTCTAGTGCGTAAGCAGCTACCACCGGACGATGACATAACCAGACGCAATCTGCTCTATCGTCAATTGTTCACCGAATTCGATAAGTTGGATTTGGAGCGTAAGAAGGAAATGCTAGAAGCAAATAAATACTCCGCACACAATAACAGTGATCCAATAACGCCACCACCAAACCGTGGTCGCAATGATTTGGAGCACTTGCAGCAAGCCACGGGCAGCGCTGGCGGTAGTAGCtgcggtggtggtggtgctgGTAGTGGCAGCGACAGCCGCAGCAGTCCTTATGGTTATATGTATAGCACAAAATCACCGGATCTGCAGTCCAGTCCGATGCGTCGCTCTGAGACGCGCATACTGAAAAGTAAAAGCGGCCATGCGCTTGGCGGCACGAATGGTTATGCGAGTGGTAGCAGTGGCGGAGGTAACGGAGTAAGTAGTGGCAGTACCGGTGGACTGGTAGGCACATTTTCTAACTGCAATGGCAAACAGCAATACAATGAGCAACTGAAGCGTTCGATGATATCTGCAAGCAACTCCAGGAAGGGATCAAATTCGAACTCAAATTCGGAATCATTAGAAGAACCACCCGATTTGAT CCATTGCCCGTTTTGCGATTGGTGCTGCAGCAGCAGCGATCAGTCTCAATTGGATCGACACTACTGGAAGTCCTGTCCTTTCCTAACCAAGTGCCCTCAATGCAGTCAAGTACTGGAAGTGGCGGCCTTAAATTATCATCTCACAA AGGAATGCGAGGCCAAGGATAGCTATGTGATGTGTGAACGCTGCACCGAGTCGGTGCACAAGCAGTTGTATGACTTGCATCAAATGGAAGACTATTGCCGCG AATTGAAGACAGGTGCTGCGCGTTGCCCACTGTGCCACGATGATGTACATCTGCCACTGGATGGTGGCTGGAAGTTACACTTACTCAGCTCTACAGGTTGTCCTGGCAACACTAGACGCCGTGCAAAAAAATCAAACTAA
- the LOC120767822 gene encoding centrosomal protein of 104 kDa isoform X2: protein MAKKIPFNVVFATDEDPAFPASELNTHGPTVHGWRSAPGNTITPHDIVLRFHRPAKICRIQILAHQFHIPEKVELWLHYSPKGIPSTPSSQCFDFLGFVALSDNAATNYKSRELQSVSVNPRRGTHLKLRLSGAHRNDYNPDEQVALIAVNVLGEELDRNVTVAAAESAAQAESQNAGGNGNGAAAISNEQNNTDLVAPTGSAAEPALVSICDDLLFSMYVEESIAEIIREMEEKKLQAVGAERFEYARKLKLCMTALRTAGERLGRYALAKRQAVQQEDFTTAKLRKEQIEMYKSVVLKHLLVKDLLEANGLNASNDLASEVYASKPILPPAPSLQDVAQALAEAHYQTSTMSPKSVQDDRYSLDGCSSSGGGGCGGTTNSAPAGIAQTHANDTLSLSSNANLRKSHDDIPVSPKLGKGRSPSRHSSPMSSRQGSLRRRNKSAPRNSYEDYEERAVPALRQECQGTALLEADPNRGRSRLNDRERRQAALPILVFGNDMVEQFYSRQFQDREDGLISLRNFLKGVDAEQSNTHANNSGSESTAGPNKVARSAALLLHRAVRDAVYSVFSQATETVRVLFLEYVPRRVSQSEVARCVDRLLPELLAKSGDPSARIHTLAQHTILSIAACPEVIEQHLVAPALSRSVSSGTHPRLALSRMQMLEQLVLSQGIGTDKHSGLTCRALSECGCSGIHHPAEPVRKVAERILLLVYKVNPRLVRKQLPPDDDITRRNLLYRQLFTEFDKLDLERKKEMLEANKYSAHNNSDPITPPPNRGRNDLEHLQQATGSAGGSSCGGGGAGSGSDSRSSPYGYMYSTKSPDLQSSPMRRSETRILKSKSGHALGGTNGYASGSSGGGNGVSSGSTGGLVGTFSNCNGKQQYNEQLKRSMISASNSRKGSNSNSNSESLEEPPDLIHCPFCDWCCSSSDQSQLDRHYWKSCPFLTKCPQCSQVLEVAALNYHLTKECEAKDSYVMCERCTESVHKQLYDLHQMEDYCRELKTGAARCPLCHDDVHLPLDGGWKLHLLSSTGCPGNTRRRAKKSN, encoded by the exons ATGAAGACCCCGCCTTTCCTGCTAGCGAACTCAACACACATGGTCCGACAGTACATGGCTGGCGTAGCGCTCCCGGTAACACCATCACACCACATGACATCGTACTGCGTTTCCACCGACCAGCGAAGATATGTCGAATACAAATCTTAGCGCATCAGTTCCATATTC CTGAGAAAGTTGAGCTATGGCTGCACTACTCGCCAAAGGGCATACCGAGCACACCATCCTCACAGTGCTTCGATTTCCTCGGCTTTGTCGCGCTCTCCGACAACGCGGCCACCAATTACAAGTCACGTGAATTGCAAAGCGTATCGGTGAATCCGCGACGCGGTACACATCTGAAGCTACGCCTCAGCGGCGCACATCGTAACGACTACAATCCGGACGAACAAGTTGCTCTGATTGCCGTCAACGTCTTGGGCGAAGAGTTGGATAGGAATGTAACGGTTGCAGCGGCAGAAAGTGCTGCGCAAGCAGAGTCGCAAAACGCCGGCGGCAATGGCAACGGCGCTGCTGCTATAAGCAATGAGCAAAACAATACCGACTTAGTGGCTCCGACTGGGTCTGCGGCTGAGCCAGCTTTGGTTTCCATATGCGATGATTTGCTTTTTTCGATGTATGTCGAGGAGTCTATTGCGGAGATTATACGTGAAATGGAGGAGAAGAAATTGCAGGCGGTCGGCGCAGAACGTTTTGAGTATGCGCGCAAGCTGAAACTTTGTATGACAGCGCTTCGCACGGCTGGGGAGCGTTTGGGCCGTTACGCGTTGGCTAAACGTCAGGCGGTGCAACAGGAGGATTTCACTACCGCCAAGCTGCGGAAAGAGCAAATCGAAATGTACAAGTCAGTAGTGTTAAAACACCTGTTGGTCAAGGATTTACTGGAAGCGAACGGCTTAAATGCTTCTAATGATTTGGCCAGCGAAGTGTATGCCAGCAAACCGATATTGCCACCTGCGCCAAGCCTGCAAGACGTCGCACAAGCGCTAGCCGAAGCGCACTACCAAACAAGCACAATGAGCCCGAAGAGCGTACAAGACGATCGTTACTCCCTGGATGGTTGTAGTTCGAGCGGCGGTGGCGGTTGTGGTGGTACTACCAATTCTGCACCAGCTGGTATAGCACAAACTCATGCAAATGATACTCTCTCACTCTCATCAAATGCGAATCTGCGGAAATCACACGACGACATACCTGTTTCGCCCAAGTTGGGGAAAGGACGTAGTCCCAGTCGACATAGTTCGCCCATGTCCAGCCGTCAAGGTTCGTTGCGCCGCAGAAACAAAAGTGCGCCCCGAAATTCCTATGAAGATTATGAAGAGCGCGCTGTACCGGCGTTGAGACA GGAATGTCAAGGTACTGCTCTATTGGAGGCCGATCCTAATCGCGGACGTTCGCGCTTAAACGATCGCGAACGTCGTCAGGCTGCACTGCCGATTCTCGTGTTCGGCAATGATATG GTTGAACAATTCTATTCGCGTCAATTCCAGGATCGTGAGGATGGTTTGATTAGTTTGCGTAACTTTCTAAAGGGCGTGGATGCCGAACAGTCGAATACGCATGCAAACAATTCGGGCAGCGAGAGTACGGCCGGTCCTAACAAGGTGGCGCGCAGTGCTGCGCTTCTGCTTCACCGTGCGGTACGCGACGCTGTCTACTCGGTGTTCAGTCAAGCCACCGAAACTGTACGCGTGCTCTTTCTCGAATATGTGCCTAGACGTGTGTCACAAAGTGAAGTGGCCCGTTGCGTCGACCGTTTGCTGCCCGAACTTTTAGCCAAGTCTGGTGATCCATCAGCGCGTATCCACACTTTGGCCCAACACACCATACTTAGTATTGCCGCTTGTCCAGAGGTGATCGAGCAGCATCTGGTGGCGCCAGCGCTTTCACGTAGCGTTAGTTCGGGCACACATCCACGGTTGGCGCTTAGTCGCATGCAAATGCTGGAACAATTGGTACTGAGTCAAGGCATCGGCACCGATAAGCATAGCGGCTTAACCTGCCGCGCACTATCCGAGTGCGGTTGCTCGGGTATACATCACCCCGCCGAGCCGGTGCGTAAGGTGGCCGAACGTATTTTGTTGCTGGTATATAAAGTTAATCCACGTCTAGTGCGTAAGCAGCTACCACCGGACGATGACATAACCAGACGCAATCTGCTCTATCGTCAATTGTTCACCGAATTCGATAAGTTGGATTTGGAGCGTAAGAAGGAAATGCTAGAAGCAAATAAATACTCCGCACACAATAACAGTGATCCAATAACGCCACCACCAAACCGTGGTCGCAATGATTTGGAGCACTTGCAGCAAGCCACGGGCAGCGCTGGCGGTAGTAGCtgcggtggtggtggtgctgGTAGTGGCAGCGACAGCCGCAGCAGTCCTTATGGTTATATGTATAGCACAAAATCACCGGATCTGCAGTCCAGTCCGATGCGTCGCTCTGAGACGCGCATACTGAAAAGTAAAAGCGGCCATGCGCTTGGCGGCACGAATGGTTATGCGAGTGGTAGCAGTGGCGGAGGTAACGGAGTAAGTAGTGGCAGTACCGGTGGACTGGTAGGCACATTTTCTAACTGCAATGGCAAACAGCAATACAATGAGCAACTGAAGCGTTCGATGATATCTGCAAGCAACTCCAGGAAGGGATCAAATTCGAACTCAAATTCGGAATCATTAGAAGAACCACCCGATTTGAT CCATTGCCCGTTTTGCGATTGGTGCTGCAGCAGCAGCGATCAGTCTCAATTGGATCGACACTACTGGAAGTCCTGTCCTTTCCTAACCAAGTGCCCTCAATGCAGTCAAGTACTGGAAGTGGCGGCCTTAAATTATCATCTCACAA AGGAATGCGAGGCCAAGGATAGCTATGTGATGTGTGAACGCTGCACCGAGTCGGTGCACAAGCAGTTGTATGACTTGCATCAAATGGAAGACTATTGCCGCG AATTGAAGACAGGTGCTGCGCGTTGCCCACTGTGCCACGATGATGTACATCTGCCACTGGATGGTGGCTGGAAGTTACACTTACTCAGCTCTACAGGTTGTCCTGGCAACACTAGACGCCGTGCAAAAAAATCAAACTAA